In the Halictus rubicundus isolate RS-2024b unplaced genomic scaffold, iyHalRubi1_principal scaffold0143, whole genome shotgun sequence genome, tatctccaacaaaatgacataaaaacaaaatttttttgcatcgtgtcagccccattgtaccattcaactttatccttaccatattttacgtatctttagaaacaacaaagatatttgagatgctaacgtttggtgactcaccctgtataaccggtccggtgctggtcctgggggacctcaatgccaGGTCCACAACCAGGGGAAACCCCAGGAGCAGCGCCCGAGGCgaagtcctagaagactgggcggaggggatggagctccaattgttaaaccggggctccgtgcctacgtgcgtgaggtggaacggctggtcgatagtggatgtatcgttcgcgaccgccgccgcctctcgccgtgtgtccaactggcgggtctagGATGGGGAAACTTTGTCGGACGtctgctacgtcctgatggacgtggcagtggtctcggacccgccggtgtacacgcccctccgacgtggcaccccgtagcgcccagatgggcgctgaaactactagacggggacctactgagggccgcaattatcggctccgcctggccttcgtccagggagcgcggggcagaagagggggcggcttggctccgggacacgttgcaaatgatttgcTTGAACCAACAAACAAGAACAACTGCAAACAAGAACCAACGCAACCGAAAAATGGACGTGTTCCAGAATATCGCCGGCAACGCTGGTTTCAAACATCTGCTGAAGCACCCGCTGCTCTCCTCGTTCATCTATTTGAAGTGGCAGAGAATAAGCCCCGTGCTCCATGTGAGCTACGCTTTCCACTTCCTCCTCTACATTCTACTGAGCGCGTACATCATAAGTAAAATAAGCGGTGACAATCGCTACCCAACAGATCACCCGTCACCGGAGCCAACTTCCGTTACCATTTTAAGTATACTCGCTAGCATGTTCCTGGCAGTGTTCGCGCTGTGGAAGCTGTTTCAACTGATCTTATGGCCATGCTGCTACTTGTCGAACATTAAAAACTGGCTCGAGATGGGGCTGGCGGCTCTTGGATTCTATATCTTATACGGCGAGGTTTCTAATAGCATCACTGCCGTGGTGATACTGTCGTTCACTTGGCTACTGGTGGTCAAGATGAGCCACTACTCCACGATGTCCATGGATATCGAGATGTTTATAACGGTGTTCCAGAAGTTCCTTCGATTCTTGACCGTCTACGCTATCCTGATCTTCTCGTTCGGGGTCGCCTTCTTCGTCCTGTTCAAGGACCAGAAGAACTTCCTGGACATTGGCCACTCGATGTTCAAGAGgatggataccctcttccccctcaaTGACGGGGAGGGGGTAgatgggaacgcgccccggagccgACCTCAGAATGGTCAGACAAACTCCGGGTCACAGAGTGGGAGCTGCACctggccgtccgggaactccgggctggGGGCAAGAATGCCCCTGGTCctgatggggttcccggtggtataacggCCTTAGCCTtaaaggtcctcgccccggcgttcaggagcgtcgtGGACGCGACCCTgtgccggggagtcttccccacggcgTGGAATAGTGCGAGCCTGGTtgtcctccacaaggaggggaaacccgcagagtctccctctgcataccggccggtatgtttactcgacgaggcgggcaagctgttcgaaagaataattgctgccgCCTCGTCGaccacctgtcgcggggtggtcctgacctgagcgacagccggTATGGGTtcaggagggggcgctccacaatcgACGCATTGGAGTCGCattgtcgctcggggcagggttttgatcgcggtgtcgttggacatctccaacgcgttcaactccatgccctggaaggagatagcgggCGCGATGGAATACTTCcgggtgcccccctatctcagggaggtggtcggcgactacctccgcggaagagaggtggtgtttaccggccggtacaagtccgtgcatatgagggagacgcaccgcggggttccgcagtggtcggtcctcgggccgctcctgtggaacctggcaTTCGACGCGGGTCtacgggttgtcctccccccggacacgggtgtcatctgttatgcagatgacacgcTGGTTtacgccgagggggaggattggaggagaaccaggcacctggcagaggctgccctggactgcgtggtcgggcgaatcaggaggatggggctgaccgtggccgccgcaaagaccggggcgatctggatgtatggatcgtctcggtcgtggcggccgccccgaggtcaagacctccggattcagGTCGCCGAGACCTCTGTTGAGATCAGGCCcagtatgagatacctgggcctggtcatcgaCGGCCGCTGCCGTTTCGtggaacacttcgagctcctcgccccccgattgGAGAAGACAGCATCCGCCCTTACGCGGCTGCTGCCCAATATCGGCGGGCCGGAGTTGAAaatccgccgcctctatatggaggtggtgcggtcgatTTCCCTATaaggggcccccgtgtggcaccgctcgctcggggctaGCCGGTGAAGCC is a window encoding:
- the LOC143363830 gene encoding transient receptor potential cation channel protein painless-like; amino-acid sequence: MDVFQNIAGNAGFKHLLKHPLLSSFIYLKWQRISPVLHVSYAFHFLLYILLSAYIISKISGDNRYPTDHPSPEPTSVTILSILASMFLAVFALWKLFQLILWPCCYLSNIKNWLEMGLAALGFYILYGEVSNSITAVVILSFTWLLVVKMSHYSTMSMDIEMFITVFQKFLRFLTVYAILIFSFGVAFFVLFKDQKNFLDIGHSMFKRMDTLFPLNDGEGVDGNAPRSRPQNGQTNSGSQSGSCTWPSGNSGLGARMPLVLMGFPVV